Within the Hevea brasiliensis isolate MT/VB/25A 57/8 chromosome 2, ASM3005281v1, whole genome shotgun sequence genome, the region ttaaaataaaataaaatagaaaaagatCCGATGTCTTCATTTTTGTCCAACTGGCATACATGGATCCAAATTCACCTCAAAGCCACCGAATTTACAAAACTACCCTACAAACACTACAACATATGGTATGCCTCCGCCACCATCACTTCCTTCCCTTCCTAGCTGAAGCCCTCTTCGATGGCGACTTTACGCTCTTCGCCTTCACGCTTTTGGCAGGAGTCTTCTTTGCAACAGGAGCCTTTTTCGATGCCGCCTTGGGAGCCGCTGGCTTCTTTCCTGGATTCGTCCTCGCCGATGTTCTAGCCGCCTTAGCCGGTCTCTCCTTTGGCTTTGGTCTAGCCGGAGCAGCCTTAGGCTTTGCAGCAGGCTTACTCTTAGCAGGCGCAGCCTTAGGCTTGGCAGCCGCCTTCGGCTTTGGCTTCGCCTTAGGCTTAGCAGCTGCCTTCGTCTTGGCTGTAGCAGCGGTAGCGGCCTTCGTCGACTTGGTTTCCTTTGGCTTGGCAGTAGCCTTTGGCTTGGGCTTAGGCTTAGGCTTGGGCTTGGGCTTGGAGGCAGCAGGCTTCTTCTTAGCCTTGGCCGGAGCAGCAGCAGGAGAAGTAGGCTTTGGCGCCGATGACCTTGCTGGTGGGAGCTTGAATGATCCTTTCACCTTCACAATCTTACCAGCAGCTGCAAGCTTCTTTAAATGGAATAGTAACAGCTTCTTGAAGTTAGGAGGCAGATGCTTCTGTTTCTCTTCAATGAACTTAGTAATCGCATACTGACTTGAACCATTCTTTTCCTTCAAAGTCACAATGGCATCCTTAATCATCTGCAACCACATAAAAGAACTAAATCAGATCCACAGAGAACGAAGACTTaacatttcatgaattaaaaGAAATCAAATTCGAATCTGAAAACGATATTACAAAACATAAGACTTGGTCCGCACCTCTTCGTATGGAGGATGGGATGGTGGACTACGTTTCTTAGGTGCAGCAGCTTTTTTGGCCTTGGGTTCCTTAGCCTTTTTGGCCTTAGCGGTCTTGGTGGCCGGTGTTTCCTCTGCAGGCTCAGTGGTGGCCGGCTCAGTATTGGCCTCAACAGCAGCGGCTGGATCTTCAGTGGCCATTAAGGATGGATCAGAAACAAAATCTAATATTTCGGATTCGAGAACACAAAATTGTGTAAAGGAACGGTATTGAATTCGATTAAGGATTTCTATTGAATGAGATGATGACCAAACGGTGGGGATTTTAATAGTCAAGTGTGTGTCAAGTGTATCCAAAAGCTGATTTGTGATTGGCTGATATGCCTAGCACGCGGATCGCTTACTTGTAGAGGTTTGAATAATAGCCGTTGGATATTGGCTTTATCTACCGTTGAGAATGCTAGGCAGGAGCTTGTGTGGTCATGTGGTTTGGGGAGGAAATGGATGAACTTGTTAGTTTAGGTGTGCTTTTAAGCTCAATTTAAttgggtataacttgagctacacttaATGGATTTTTGTAAGGTTTTTTGCATTTTGTAGCTTATTATGTAAGCTTTCTAATGAGTACTCGCACGTATTATGGAACTTAGTAATTTAGGAGAAATTGGAGTTTGAAGCCACAATGCTCAAAATTAGGGTTTATCTTGATGTTATTGTGGTTTTGAGAGATTTTACAATAATGACTTGATTCACTTGTGGAATTTTTTTATCTCATATGATAGTAGCTTAGTAAAGGAAGCCATTGATCCAAGAAactttaaaatttgataagatttaaaTGTTAATTGATCAATTAAAATATCACTAAAGTTGAACACATAATACAAGTATATTATGATATGTAtattaataaaaggaaaaaaaaattgagttatCAATGTAAACCTTAAATATGAATAAAGACTAATAATAAATATAGTAATTAATGTAAAATTACATAATGATAAGAATATCTTAATAtccaataaaaaatttttatacattGTCATAGTAATATGACATCTACATAAATCTTGACTGTAAGAACTCACTCAATGCTAATTGCAAGTGAATGGAGTAATACAAGTTGCCAGAAGTTGTGCTGCAAGCAGAGACTTTCTTCAATTGGAAGACAATAAGCATTAAGCAATCAAGGAAATTTTGCATGTTAAGCAAAAGTTAATAGATTAAAGCAGGAAATCAAAAGAGAAGCATAATGATGTAGAACCTCAAAGAAAATAAAGCACAGAAGGGGAACAAATGCTACTCTCAGTTTTACTAATTCTCAATCTTCAAATATGCCAAGCTAATTGATGAAGTATTAGAAGTTTAAGAATTATAGTCATTAGGaagtttagagttttattttttagaaattctattattattagGTTTTTCTTAGTTTTAATTTGCTTAGCATTCTTAATTGATTAGTAATCTCTTGTTTAAGGATTTCTAATCCAAGTAAAATTAGGACTAATGATACACTATAAATACCTATATTTAGATATCTTAATATTAGGGTTTATTATGATGATTATtattaagaattaaataaaattttgagaattaattTCTCTAGAGAATTTGTTTCTCTTTGTTTGGTAGGTTGAAGAAAACTAAAGAGAGAATAGAAAAAAAGTATAGAGAGAATATCATTCTGAGAGAAAACACAACTTATGAGTCTATCATTCCATGATATCTTTCTTCACACAAACTCCCTATTTTTATGCATACATGAGAAATTCCACTAAGTTTAAGTAGGATTCCCAGTTTCCCACCTACCAAGAATAACTAACCACCCTGTAATAACCTTATAACAGTTCTAACAGCTTCCTTCTTCTCACACCATTTCACTAAATCTGTTGGTCATATCAATACTCCTTTCCTTAAGATTCATTGTCATCAAGGAATCTAACTCCTCTACAAATTTCCAAGAATTGCTTCGTCTTACATTTAATTCTATGCAAATACCTCATTGAATCATTACTCAATGTTTGCTTGATCTTGCATTTTGTTTTGTTCAAGAAACAATGATCCTTAAGAGCACAGATGAAAAATGACATATTTTGCTCCTTTTGCCTAGATGTTTCTTGGGGGTAAAATCCTGGAAGATATGTTATACATTCATAATCATCCCAAGCTTCTTCTAGATCTTTGCAACTCCAATGAGCAAGGTTAGTGTTCATACTATAAAATCATGCAACAGTAGCATTAGGTATAGCAATTGTAAGCTTCCTCCACTTTTGACAAGCATCACATTGAACGCAAATTTCATTATAAACTAAACAATCAATAATAGCCTCCCACATGACATGTCCAGAGGTCCAGATATTGATCCCAAGAAATGCACATAGGGACATTAATATCATATTTCCTCTTGGTTGAGTTTCCTCCAATGTTCCTTCTGTTGCCAAAGAGTTTTCTTGATATGACTCAAGCTCCTTGTACATCAAAATACTTGTGCAATTATTTTTAGGGGTATGCATTATTTGGTTATAACTTAATAGTCGAATTGAACCAAACTGATGAAATTCAATTATTACGGTAAGAGTAAACTTAGTTTGGATCGATTTtcagttaataataataaaattttaggtTTTCGATTCGATTACCTTTTATTTGACAACTGAAATAAccgtttttctattaattaatatattaattataattttattaatattgtattatttatatgattttataataatatttaatttataattattattttattaatagtaaatcatgtttattatttttaataaataaaaaagattacacaaatatttttgttaatattttattaaaaaatattttttttttgttaattcgaTTATAACAGATAACCAATCAAATATTTTCGATTTCAGTTAATTTTGGTTTTCTCTCAAATTCAGTTCAATTCGATTAATATTTTTTAAGTCGATTTATAATTCAATTAATTGAAATTTCGGTTCGATTAACTAAATGCTCACTCTAACTGGCTCTGACCATGGAGCTAATGGCGACTTCATTCCTTCACTCGGACAATACTCATTAAAATGTAAAACTTGCTCACTTGGATTCATTAATTTGGAAGCATGACCTACAACGTTTCCAACTAGCTTAGGCTTTAACTATTGAAGAACCTAAACTATTGAGAAACCTCTAATATTTCTAACTCTTAGATTTTGTGCTTTATTCTCTGAATACCCTACTTCATATGAAAACTACTGAGAAACCTCCAATATTTCCAATTCCTTGATTTTGTGCTTCATTCTCTAAATCCCCAACTTCATGAGAATTCACATCCTTTACAAACATGCACCCCTCTCTCAACACACTCCTTTCCCAATCCTACCTCCACCGATATACATTCTTCTTTAGATCCTACAACCCCACAACAATGTCCACTCTCAGTCTCTAGTACCAAGTCCACTTCCCTAATTGCTACCAAATCATCCATCAATTCTACTTCTTCATCTACCATGTCATTTATAATTTAGGAATAGCAACGAGACAAGATGGAGCTAAGATTGCTCCCCATTCCCACCGcatagaatgtaacaccccaaaattttaaattttattattttatgagtattattgatattttaattttatttaaattttaagaaattatttgagatttttttctgattttaaaaatcgggttcgattttcaaaaaatataaacttcaatgatttttaaaaaatttatttaaagaccacatgacaaaactaaaaatatatttggagtctacaaatttttctgagttttctgaaatttttttcagaatttttggacctcgttttcgattccgagacagagtaaaaattcaaaattttgtattctgaatcgaaccggccgaattgaaccggaccagatcggaccgatcgaatcagaCCGGCCTTCTTCTTCGTTTTTCTTCCTCTCCCGTGCAAGTTTCTCCTCCTCCCTTTctctccctttttctctctcctccctcctccccttgccgcaccgccacctcccctgccaccccagttCGCAGGTGCGCCGCCTCACCCCTCCCCCACGGCCAGCCTCCCCCTAGAACGCGGAAAGCGGCTCTGAGCGGCAGCGCCTTGTATTAAATCTTCCggtgatccggccaccaatcggaccgggtcttatgtctaaactcatctactcgtcgagagctttccatagacaccaagaatacagaaatccatcgagcgatttgtccaatttttgcctgggaagttttagcccattttgacttttgggctagatttctcacaaaccgtgaaccccacgagaaaaccgagagtaccagagcgctccactcgtcgagagcttcgcggcgacataaattttgaatttttccgacaccgtttttcgatgggtcccacggaacttcgcagtattttttcgagcattaaatgagcttagaaaatttcgtaaaatttatgtactaacccccgtgttatgggctccgtgtaggtatcctcaattcgcagaaattcgacagttgtccaggtctgtgaatttccggctagacaaacccgctaccggaaaagtctccgaactggatcgaggttttggctaccccaccattgtcagacatcccaagCACATTccagaagtcggaatcggcaaaggtaaacccgaaccttgctttttcgtaattttctagtgcttaaataggattaaaaatctataaaatattctcgatagctcagaaaattatgattctttttgcaatagcctagtaatattgctaaggactgcggggcaaagttttagaatttttagagcttgtttgggtagtttttgcaaaaatgataaattataaggactaaattgaaattttacatattgtgatggatgactgatttgatgggcccaggaggggctatgtgatgtgattgaattgtggatatatgagttgctaATATAGAAGTGTgctttgagcccttttgcaggttgggtaggtcctaagtataggggagactctgccggattttcggcatgacttaggacgtatttggtcatttcatgatttgtattgagtcaattgtgttaagtgattgtaatgtaattgtcaggtgagccgggacagccttcttccttcacccagccgccacagtgaccgttgtcaagtctgtgagtaaaatattaattttaattgtaatttcactattattatatgttcaagcatgcccatccatcacttatatgcatatatctatgtagataaactttaggcacgatttatgttgcattcataactgtgaaagtgccatgtatgttgttgtggtaatttggagcagtgtgcgtgcgttgacgtgcgtgtgatgtggtgtggactatggataggacgggtagacacggcttgagatcttcactaggacccggtccttcggggtagacacggcttgagttcttcgctgggaccccgatttggttattaagtggaagtccgagctaagttcttcgctggcacagttggaattaagagagctgtataggggatcagctgccatatatattatgattgatattactgggtgcgtgagtgctccaaattacctttttgatgttatgatgtgaaattattgctggtattgcatttcactctacagtgtgcattagttttagatagttatagagattatggttaaaattgatattttactctctgagtcgaacgctcactcctgttcaatatttttttcaggctacaggaggattttattgtagttaacctgcttttctccttcgcagattgttcatcaatatttgtgtaattttatttactcctagaattttcgcatgtgttagaaatatttaaatgattcgggtctgtaatataaattgttatgtggacctgtaaaattattatatgcatgtttgatggactggatgagggagctgagctcccatttatctttatattgatttgagtatgtggagggtgagctgagcttcccaattgatgataaattttgtttacaggtcgggtgagtcaaagactccccattgaaaggtcaactttatggccggactctgtccggttgatttcttgaaattgggcccaaatgggccttagagttgaattaatgaatagttaggcttactacgggcctcgggggctttaagctaacccaggtcctagtgccggtccggcccataggttgggtcgtgacatagaaGATCGAGATCGGGGCAAAAACTTCCACACTAAGAGCATAATAGGGCAAGTTTCCTTGTGagggatttttcttttttattttttataaatataaattatttattagaaaataaattataagtttaaaatataagttttaaatataatcttaataatatatatatatatatatattattaaattataatatttaaatacataaatatataaaaataaattattttttaattaaaaaaatataatatattgttATGTCAGTGGATTACGGGAATTCTGGAAGAGGAGACCTCCTTATCACCACCCACACAATATTGAAATCGGAATGAGATTAGGGATGGAATTAGGAAAAAATGATCAAATTCAAGACGAATTTGAATCAGGTTGGAAAACAATTGTCATTTCTATTATAATTTTCACCATAAAATTATTTGTTACCTTAGACACAATCATGGCATATAGTGTATTTCTCTTCATACAATAAACACAAGCCTCAACATCTTCTATTATCCAATTCTAACATAATTCTTATGACTTCAAAAGATATATCATTTGTGTTTTCTTTTTGCAGATGGGAAATATAATTTAGGATAAGgattaagaaaatttgaatcAAGGAAAGAGGGTTTCAAAAAAGAATTATcaattgatgagataaatcaagaAACAGAAATATGGATTGAAAGGAAGAATAAGACAAAACAAAAATGAACatagaaaaaagaaaatgtaacaacccaaatttcctaataaatatatttttataaaatttcttttattgagctaataatttattgatattttactcatgaatttaaattaatatttttacaatGGTAATTTGTGTTAAATGGGTATTATTTTTACattattagaaaataaattataagtttaaaatataagttttaaatataatcttaataatatatatatatatattattaaattataatatttaaatacataaatatataaaaataaattattttttaattaaaaaaatataatatattgttATGTCAGTGGATTACGGGAATTCTGGAAGAGGAGACCTCCTTATCACCACTCACAAAATATTGAAATCGGAATAAGATTAGGGATGGAATTAGGAAAAAATGATCAAATTCAAGACGAATTTGAATCAGGTTGGAAAACAATTGTCATTTCTATTATAATTTTCACCATAAAATTATTTGTTACCTTAGACACAATCATGGCATATAGTGTATTTCTCTTCATACAATAAACACAAGCCTCTACATCTTCTATTATCCAATTCTAACATAATTCTTATGACTTCAAAAGATATATCATTTGTGTTTTCTTTTTGCAGATGGGAAATATAATTTAGGATAAGgattaagaaaatttgaatcAAGGAAAGAGGGTTTCAAAAAAGAATTATcaattgatgagataaatcaagaAACAGAAATATGGATTGAAAGGAAGAATAAGACAAAACAAAAATGAACatagaaaaaagaaaatgtaacaacccaaatttcctaataaatatatttttataaaatttcttttattgagctaataatttattgatattttactcatgaatttaaattaatatttttacaatGGTAATTTGTGTTAAATGGGTAttatttttacatgtattattatttttatcattattattattatttagggaAAAGTACAAAAAAGGTACCTGTGGTTTTGCGTTTTGACACATAAGGGACTGTGGTTTTATTTTTGTCAAATTAGTACCATGTGGTATACTCCGTTAGCACTAGTGGTCCAAAACGTCAATACCTGTTAAATTAGTGCTGACATAGCTTTAATAAGCCCCACCAAACTCCATgtaaccaatcaaaattaagttaattttaaacttaaataTAATTACatcaattatatttaaaaagtaaaataaagagAATAAAAATAATATGCCTACCATCTATTGgaatcgaaaaaaaaaaaaagttactcCCAGTTCTCTCAAATAATAGAATGCATGAAGAAAAACCCTAAATCCTAAATCCCTTTACCCCAATCTACCATAGAATCTCCCAAATTAATTGCTTTTGGAATTCAAAGCAATTTTATGATTCAGTATCTCTGAAAGGAAGAGTTGGATCTCATTGAAGAAATTATCGATAGATAGAACCCTCCATAGTTATTCAAGTATTCTTGAGGTGTAAGGTAATCCCTCAATAAAATAATGATGAGTCTCTTTTATCTCAATATTTTAAATGCATTTTTTGTTATAGATACTGTAATTGGGTGGGCACTTTTGACGGATGGGTTATGGGTTACGAAATGGGTGGGCATGTGGGTTGATTGTTGGGTTAGTGTGCGAAATGCATGGGTGACCCTCCATATGAGAATGCTATTGAGCAATATTGAATTTGGTTTTGCGTCGCTATAGAATGGTGTGTTCATCACTTTTGTGTGTATGTTTCAATCAtgttgtgatttatcaatgaatatgAATATGAATATGAatcaatattttgaataaaatatagTATTTATATTTGGTTTGAAAGAAAGAGAGGTTGGAATGCACAGTTACGTAATTCCCCCACATTTGCTTTATGATTCACAGTTGGCATGTTTATTATGGTTGACACACAACCATTTTGATCgaacatttatattaattaattttgcaGGAGGATGTTTATTTATGTGAATTTGAACTTACATCATGGGGACAAATGGGTGTTTAAACCCATGATGGTTTATGAAGGGGGACAAATAGAGTATAAGGATTATGTTGATGtagattttttataatattttgaatTGCAGTCTTATGCAAAGGAATTGCATTATGACTACTGTAGCATATGGTTTAGGATACTTGGTCTATCTAGGGATGAAGCCTTTGAAGAGATAGAGAATGATTCCCAGGTTAATAACATGTTGGATTATAACTCAAGTGCAGATGATATTGACATTTATTTTGTTGAGAATGCTAAACCAGTGGCTATGGAGGATAAGTTTGGAAATGTTGTACCAATTATTGATGAGCATGTTTCTGATGTTGAGAAAGATAATGATGAGCATATTGCTGTTGTTGAAAGGGATAGTGAGGTAACTGATGTTAATAGGGATAAGGACTCTGCTGCTAATGAGAGAGACAGTCAGGTAGCTGATGTTAATAGGGATAAGGACTCTGCTGCAAATGAGAGGGACAGTGAGGTAATTGATATTAATAGGGATAAGGAATCTATTACTAATGAGAGGGATAGTGAGGTAACTGATGTTAATAGGGATAAGGACTCTGCTGCTAAAGAGAGGGACAGTCAGGTAGCTAATGTTAATAGGGATAAGGACTCTGCTGCAAATGAGAGGGACAGTGAGGTAGTTGATGTTAATAGGGACAGGGAATCTATTGCTAATGAGAGGGATAGTGAGGTAGCTGATGATAAGGGGGACAAAGAATCTTTTAATGTTGACACGGATAGTGATTCAGCTGATAATGATTACAATATTAATTCAGATGCTGATGAAGATGGATCAAGTGAATTCTATACTGGAAGTTCAGATATTAGTGAGATGTATATTGATTTAGAAGGTAGTGATGATGATATTTTTAGCGAAGCCAATGATAAAGGTTCTAAAGGTAGAGAAAAAGATGACAACAATCATGAATATACACAAGTAGGGGAAAATACAAGGGATTAGAAGGAGTTCTGTGAAAAGGCAAAGGATCTAAATGAGGATGATTATGAGGAGTTCTGTGAAAAGGCAGCTAATGAAGATGAACTTCATTCTTTGCATAGTGCATCTGAAGATGATGTGACATACCTTGAATTTAATGAGAGTTCCAAACCCCCAACTATGTTTGGGTATGAAATTTTCAAGTCACATAATCTTTAGAAGGGCATTAAAAGAATGGGCTATAAGAAATGTTTTTGGTTTCTTCAACAAGGATAATTGCTATATGCCATCATTTGTGTGGTTTTAAGGTACATGCCAGTAAGTTAAGAGatagtacaacatttcaaatcaaaaCTTTCAACCCTAAACACAGTTGTCCTAGGGATTTCCATAATAACCTTGTGGATAACACATATATATCACAAAAATTTATTAAAGATCTAAGGGATAACCCAACATGGAAGGTGAATGCAatgcaaaagaaaatacaaagGGATCTAGGGGTAGAAGTTTCTTTACAGCAATGCTATAGAGCAAGAaggaaagccaagaaagtgatagAAGGTGATGTAAAAGAGCAATACAGAAGGCTTCATGACTATGCTGCCACCATTATGAAGTTTAACCCTGGAAGTTGTGTGAAGATTAAAACTTTTCTGGTTGATTCCCCTATTATTCAAAATGAacagtgtcacgacccaacctatgggtcggaccggcactaggacctgggccagcctaaagccctcgaggcccgtagtaagcctaactattccttaacccaactctaaggcccatttgggcctaatttcaagaattcaaccggatagagtccgaccataaaatggacctttcaatggagagtttttgactcacccgacctgtaaacacaatatataatcaattggggagctcagctcaccctccacatactcatacaatataaagataaatgggagctcagctccgtcatccagtccatcaacatgcataaaataataagtttacaggtccaaaataacaatttatattacagacccaatttaaataaatatttctaacacatgcagaaattttaagagttaacaggtttatacaaaaattaataaatgacctgcgagggagaaaagcaggttaacctcaaaaatatcctcctgtggcctggaaaaatattgaataggagtgaccattcgactcagagagtaaaatatcaattttaactataatctctataactatctaagctaatgcaccctatagagtgaaatgcaacatcaacaatattttcacatcataacaacaaaaaggtaatttggagcactcacacacccagtaatatcaatcataatatatgggagctgatcccctatacagctctcttaaatccaacctatgccagcgaagaactcaagtcggactttcgcttaataaagcaaatcggggtcccagcgaagaactcaagctatgtacttcgaaggaccgggtcccagcaaagatctcaagccgtgtctacccatcctattcATAGTCAActccacatcacacgcacgtacactgttccaaattaccacaacaacatccatggtactttaacagttatgaatgcaacataaaacgtgcctagggtttaactacatagatacatacatataagtgatgcatgggcatgcttaaacatataataatattgaaattacaattaaaattaatattttactcacagacttgacagcggtcactgtggcggctgggcagaggacgaaggctgtcccggctcacttgacaattttattacaatcatttaataaatttgactcaatacaaactaagaaaagaccaaatacgtcctaagtcgtgccgaaaatccggcagagtctcccctatacctaagaccaacccaacctgcaaaagggctcaaaacgcacttctatattcacaaatcatacattcacaactcaatcacatcacacagcccctcctgggcccatccaaacagtcctcaatcacaatatgtaaatttacagtttagtccttataattgatcatttttgcaaaaactacccaaataagttctaaaaattctaatactttgccccgcggtccttagcaatattactaggctattgcaaaaagaatcataattttttgagctaccacgaatattttatgaatttttaatcccatttaagcactagaaaattatgataaagtaaggttcgggtttacctatgccgatccCGATTtcagggacgcgctcgggacgtctgacaatggtgggatagccaaaaccttgatccaattcggagactgtTCCGGTAGTTGgtttgtctggccggaaattcacaaactcggacaactgtcgaattttcgtgaattgaagatacctacacgaagcccacaacacgggggttagtacataaattttatgaaattttctaagctcatttaatgctcgaaaaaacactgcgaagttccgtgggacccaccgaaaaacggtgtcgaaaaattttgaaatttatattgccgtgaagctctcgacgagtggagggctctggtactctcggttttctcgtggggttcacggtttgcgagaaatctagcccaaaagtcaaaataggctaaaacttcccgagcaaaaattggacaaaccggtGGATGGATTTCggtattcttggtgtctatggaaagctctcgacgagtagatgggtttagacacaagacccggctcaAATGGTGATCGGATCGACCGAATTTCAGCCGGGAAGATGAAGCGGCACGCTTGCGCGTCGCGTAACCGTCTTGGCGGCTTGCCGGCGCTCGGTGGCCGGCTAGCTAGAGCGGCCCGGGAGGTCTTGTTGGCGGGTGGGTGCGAGGAGCGGTGGCGGTGGTGGGAGTGGgaggagagaaaatgggagagagagagaggaatgtcGAGACTCACgcggggagaagaaaaaggaagaagaaaggctgGTCCGATcaggtccgg harbors:
- the LOC110659559 gene encoding uncharacterized protein LOC110659559, yielding MELGKNDQIQDEFESDTVIGWALLTDGLWVTKWVGMWVDCWSYAKELHYDYCSIWFRILGLSRDEAFEEIENDSQVNNMLDYNSSADDIDIYFVENAKPVAMEDKFGNVVPIIDEHVSDVEKDNDEHIAVVERDSEVTDVNRDKDSAANERDSQVADVNRDKDSAANERDSEVIDINRDKESITNERDSEVTDVNRDKDSAAKERDSQVANVNRDKDSAANERDSEVVDVNRDRESIANERDSEVADDKGDKESFNVDTDSDSADNDYNINSDADEDGSSEFYTGSSDISEMYIDLEGSDDDIFSEANDKGSKGREKDDNNHEYTQVGENTRD
- the LOC110659640 gene encoding histone H1, which codes for MATEDPAAAVEANTEPATTEPAEETPATKTAKAKKAKEPKAKKAAAPKKRSPPSHPPYEEMIKDAIVTLKEKNGSSQYAITKFIEEKQKHLPPNFKKLLLFHLKKLAAAGKIVKVKGSFKLPPARSSAPKPTSPAAAPAKAKKKPAASKPKPKPKPKPKPKATAKPKETKSTKAATAATAKTKAAAKPKAKPKPKAAAKPKAAPAKSKPAAKPKAAPARPKPKERPAKAARTSARTNPGKKPAAPKAASKKAPVAKKTPAKSVKAKSVKSPSKRASARKGRK